The nucleotide window TCGGGCGACCAGCTCCACCCGCCCACGCTGTTGTCCCACCCCTCGGTGAGCACGGTCGTCTTCCCGCTCGCCACGTCAAGCAGGGCGAGTCGCGTGTAGTCGGGCCAGCCGTCGGCCTTCCGCGACAGCCCGTACGCGATGAGGCGGCCGTCGGGGCTGAACACCGGGCTGCCGTCGCTCGCGGGGTTGTCGGCCGTGAGGTTGCGCACGTCCCCGCCTTCGACCGACACCATGAAGAGGTCCGTGTTCAGCGTGAGATAGGGCGGCTCGCTGCTGTTGGCCTCGAAGACGATGGTCTTGCCGTCCGGTGAGATGTCGTACGACCCCGACCCGGTCTGCAGGCTGAACAGCCGGCGCGACCCGGGCAGGATATCGGTCGCCTGCCTCGAGTCGACATCGACGACGAAGATGTGCGGGTACTCCTCGTCGGTCAGCCAGCGGTCCCAGAATCGGTACAGACGGTTCTCGGACGTCCGGGCCTTTACATGCGCCTTCTCGCGCGCCTCGAGCGCCTTCTTCGTGGCCTCGGGCGACTCGTGCCCCGCAATGACGTGCGACACGACGGCGAGGCGCCTGCCGTCGGGAAACCACTTCGGGTCGGACACGCCGAGGGGCAGTTCGGTCAGCCGCACCGGCTCGCCGCCGTCGAGGTCGAGCAGGTAGAGCTGCGAGGCGCTGTCACCCTCGCGGCGGGACACGAACGCGATCCTCCGCCCGTCCGGGCTCCACGCGGGCGACCCATCGCTCGCACGGTGCGTCGTCAGGCGGCGGGCCTCGCCCCCGCCAACGGGCGCCACCCAGATGTCGCCCGCGAGGCGGTTCTCGGCCGCGTCCCAGACCGTTACGGTGTAGGCCACGCGAGTGCCGTCCGGCGAGACGACGGGCGTGCCGACCCGCTGCACCGCCCACATCTCGTCGATCGTGAACGGACGCGGTTGCGCGGCCGCCACGACGGCGAGCCCGACGACCGCCAACGACAGGAGCGAGCACAGGAACGACGTTCGTCGCATCATGACCTCCAGGTTCGCCGGGGCGCCATGGGATCACGCCACGGCACCTCCGCCGGGGCTGAAGCCCCGGCGCTGCGGACGACAAGAACAAACGATGACGGGCGTAGCGCGAGCGGCTTCAGCCCCTCGCGAGGCGCCGGGACGGAAGCCCCGGCGCTACGGACGCTGTGACTCGACGGCACCGATCGCTTCGTCGAGGATCCGCAGCGCGACGTCGGCCTGCGCCTTGGTCAACACCAGCGGCGGCGAGAGCCGGAGCGCGTTGCGGCCGGCACCGAGCACCAACAGGCCCCGCCGGAACGCCTCGTGCACCACGGCGTTGCGTTCTGTCGTCGCGCGCTCCTTCGTCGCCCGGTCGCGCACGAGCTCGATGCCGATCATCAGGCCCTTCCCCCGCACGTCGCCAATCAACGGGTGACGAGCCGCGAGCCCGGCGAGGCCCGCCATCAGGTGCGAACCGACGGCGGCCGCGTTCTCGATGAGCGAATCGGTCAGCAACCGGATCGTCGCAAGCGCCGCCGCGCACGACACGGGGTTGCCGCCGAAGGTGCTCGCGTGCGCTCCAGGCGGCCAGGCCATGACGTCGGCGCGCGCCGACGTCACGCCGAGCGGCATGCCCGAGGCGATGCCCTTGGCCATCGCCACGACGTCGGGCGTGAGGCCGAAGTGCTCCGACGCGAACATCTTCCCCGTCCGACCCATACCCGACTGCACCTCGTCGGCGACGATCAGGATGCCGTGGCGCCGGCAGAGCGCCTGCAGCCGCTGATGAAACTGCGCCGGCGGCACGAGGTATCCCCCTTCGCCCTGGATCGGCTCGACCACCACGGCCGCGACGTCTTCGGGCGACACGAGATGGACCAGGACCTGGTCTTCGAGCGTGCCGAGGCACTCGGCCTGACAGGTGTCGGGGCGCAGCCCGAGCGGGCAGCGGTAACAGTCGGCGTACGGCGCGTGGAACACGCCCGGCGCCACGGGCCCGAACCCCCGGCGCTGCACGGCCTTGCTCGCCGTGAGCGACAGGGCGCCGAGCGTGCGCCCGTGGAACGAGCCGAGGAAGGCCAGGATGAAGGGCCGCTTCGTCGAGTACCGCGCCAGCTTGATGGCGGCCTCGATCGCTTCCGCCCCGGAGTTCGAGAAGAACGAGCGCACGTCTCCCTCGATGGGCACGATCTCGGCGATGCGCTCCGCCAGCCGGACCTGAGGCTCGTAGTAGAAGTCCGTGCCCGACATGTGCAGGAATCGCCGGGCCTGCTCGACGATGGCGGCAACGACGTCCGGGTGCGAGTGGCCCGTCGAGGTGACGGCGATGCCCGCCGTGCAGTCGAGGAACAGGTTGCCGTCGACGTCCTCGACGACGGCGCCCTCGCCGCGCGCGATGACCAGGGGGTAGTCGCGCGTGTAGGAGGGCGACACGAACCGGGCGTCGGCCTCGATGATCGCGCGGGCGTTCGGGCCGGGCAACGAGGTGATGATTCGCGGAACGGGCATGCAGGCGTCTCCTGCGGGGGACCGGTGAGGGGCGCGCCTCGCGCGCCTACTTACGTTTCCAGCGCGTGCCGGCCGGACCGTCCTCGAGCAGGATGCCTCGCGCGTCGAGCTCGGCGCGGATCCGGTCGGCCTCGCCGAAGTCACGGCGCCGCCGCGCCGCCTGTCGGTCGGCGATCGCCCGCTCGATCTCCTCGACGGGCACGGGCGGCGCAGCATCCTCGCGCCGCCGGAGGGCGATGACGCCGAGCACGCGGTCGAACGCCTCGAAGGCCTCGCGGATCGAGGGCACGTCGGCGGCGTTGACGCCGCCGCGATCGATCGTCGCGTTCAACGACCGCACGAGGTCGAACATCACGCCCATCGCACCCGGCACGTTGACGTCGCTCGCGAGCATCCGACCGAACTCGACCCGCGCCGCCTCGACCCGCGCCGTGATGTCCTCGTGCGGAGGGCCGTCGCCGGCGATCGTGTCGAGCCTCGCCAGGAAGTCCATCAACCTCTTCAGCGCTTCCTCGGCCTGCTGCAGGCTGGCCCACGAGAACCGCAGCTGCTTGCGGTAGTGCACCGAGATCAGGAGGTACCGCAGCGCCGACGCGCGGTACCCCTGCTCGAGCACGTCGCGGACGACGAAGATGTTGCCGAGCGACTTCGACATCTTCTCGCCGTCGTCGAGGATGAGGTGCTCGACGTGGAACCAGAAGCGGGCGAAGGGCTTGCCCGTGGCGCCCTCGCTCTGCGCGATCTCGTTCTCGTGATGCGGGAAGATCAGGTCGACGCCGCCCGCGTGGATGTCGATGGTGTCGCCGAGCAGACGGCGCGCCATCGCCGAGCACTCGATGTGCCACCCCGGGCGGCCCGGGCCGCACCCGTAGTCCCACGTGGGCTCGCCGGCCTTCGTCGCCTTCCAGAGCACGAAGTCGCGCGCGTTCTCCTTGTCGTACTTGTCCGCATCGATCCTCGCCCCGGGCTTGATGCCCTCGTGGTCGAGGCGCACGAGCTTGCCGTAGTCGGCGAGCGTGGCGATGCGGAAGTACACCGACCCCTCGCTGCGGTACGTGTGCCCTCGGGCCTCGAGCGCGAGCACCATGTCGGCCATCGCCTGGAGGTTGGCCTCGTCGGTCGCGCGCGGCGACTCCTCGACCGGCTCGAGCCCCAGGGCGGCCGCGTCCTCGCGAAACGCCTCGATGAACCGGCCGGTGTACTCGCGCAGGGGCACCCCGGCCTTCTGCGACTCGGCGATGGTGCGGTCGTCGACGTCGGTGAAGTTCATGACGTGCCGGACGTCGTAGCCCTCCCAGTGCTTCAGGACGCGGCGCAGCACGTCGACGGCGACGAAGGTCCGGAAGTTGCCGACGTGCCCGCGCGCGTAGACCGTGAGCCCGCAGGCGTACAAGCGAACGGTGCGTCCATCGCCTGGGACGAACGTTTCTTCGTGCCGACTCAACGTGTTGTACAGGCGCATGCAGGACTCGGGGGCTGATGACGGGAGAGGCCACGCGGGCCCGCGTCGGCTCGTGGCGGCCGGCTCAGCGGGTCGCCCGGACCTGGCGCGTGAGCCGACAGACCTGACGGCCGGCCGTTCGGGCGAACTCGACACGATCGACGAGGCCGCGCATCGCGACGTCGTCGCCGCTGGCCGCCAGCGTCTCCTCGAGCGGGAACCCTCCCGCCTCGTCTCCGTGGCACGACATGTCGACCGACAGCAGGCGGCCGTTGCTCTCGAACTCGATGTCGACCAGCCGCTGCGGGTCGCCCGCGGGCGTCGACTGGGCCACGCCGCTCACGGCGTGCCCCACTGCCTGCCCGAGCGTCGCCGCTTCGCCCGCAGGACACCCCGCGAACTCGCCGATGCGGGCGGCCACCGCCCTCACCGCGTCGACCAGCGCGGGATCGCCCGACACCGTCACGCTCACCGCGAGGTCGGCCCTGGCCGGGCGCTGCGAGTCGTCGGCCATCTCCCGGCGATTCTACAGCGAAATTCGGCCGAAGAGTGCCTCGGCCCTGGCGCAGTCGGTGGCGATCTGCGCCCGGAGCGCGTCGATCGAGGGAAAGGTGCGCTCGTCGCGCAGGCGCAGGACGAACGCCAGCCGCATGGGCCGCCCATAGAGATCGCGCGTCTCGCCGAAGAGGTGCGTCTCGATCGTCGGCGTCGCAGACTCGCCAAACGTCGGCCGGATACCGACGTTCGTGATGGCCGGCAGGAAGCGCCCGTCGACCACCGCGATGGTCGCGTACACCCCGTGCGGCGGCAGCAACTCGTTCGCCGTCGCGAGGTTTGCGGTCGGGAACCCAATCTGCCGGCCGCGACCGTCGCCGGCGACGATGTCGCCGTCAATCGCGTAGTGATGCCCGAGCAGGGCCCCGGCCTCGTCGACGCGCCCCTCGCTCACGAGACGCCGCACGCGCGTGCTGCTCACGACGAACTCCTTGTAGCGGACGGGATCGATCTTCTCGGCGCGGAATCCGTACCGCCCGCCGAGCGACCGCAGTGTCGAGTAGTTGCCCGAGCGGTCGCGCCCGAAGAGGAAGTTGCCGCCGACCCACACCTCGCTCGCCCGCAGCCAGTCGACCAGGATCCGCTCGACGAACGCCTCGGGCTCCCACTGGGAGACCTCGGGCGTGAAACGCACCACCGCCACCCCGCCGATGCCCGCGCGACCGAGAGCCTCGAGCTTCTGCCGCATGGTCATGATGAGGGGCGGCGCCTTGTCGGGACGCAGCACGCGCGGAGGATGCGGGTCGAAGGTCAGCACCACCGGCGTCAGCGCGCGTTCGAACGCCTGGCGGCAGACGCGCTCGACGATCTTCTGGTGGCCGCGATGAAGGCCGTCGAAGTTGCCGATGGCGATGACCGGCGCCCGCCAGCCAGCCGGGCGCGGGTCGTCGGGGAAGTGAATCACGTCGAAGCCGCCGAGTGCCACGCCCTCATGATACCGGGGTCGGGATGAATTTCGCCCTCTGCGACTGCGTCTCCCGAGTGTTGCGAATTCGGGAATTCATCCCGACCCCAGCATCAGATACAGGCTGCAGGCTACAGGCTGCAGGCTGCAGGCCGGCTGAAGGCTCTCCGAGTGTCTGGCCTTCAGCCTGCGGGACACTCCAGCTCCAGCCCGTCGTAGGCCAGCTCGACACCTGGTGGCAACGCCGCCGAGGTTTCCGCATGACCGAGGTCGTGGCAGAGGTGCGTGAGCAGCGTGCGGCGCGCGCCGATACGGGTGGCCGCCTCGACCGCCTCGGCTACGGTGAAGTGCGTCGGGTGCGGGCGGTGGCGCAGCGCGCCGATCACCACCGTGTCGAGTCGCTCGAGCAGCGGCCACGACGTGTCGGGAATGCCGTTGCAGTCGGTGAGGTAGGCGAACCGGCCGAACCGGTAGCCCAGGATCGTCCGCGGCCCGTGCCAGATGGGCACGGGCACGACCTCGGCCGGCCCGAGGCAGAACGGCCCCGCCACCACGAAGGGCACGAGCCTCGGCACGCCGCCGCCGACCTCCTCGGGCGCATCGAACACGTACCCGAACGACCGCCGCAGGTCGTCGATGGTCCGCCGGTCGCCATAGATCGGCAGGGCGCCGCCCATCAGCGCGTTGTAGCGACGCGTCTCGTCGAGGCCGAGGATGTGATCGGCGTGACTGTGCGTGAAGAGGATGGCATCGACCCGCTCGACGCCGTACCGGAGCGCCTGCTGCCGCAGGTCCGTCGACGTATCGACCAGCACGTGGCAGCCGGGGGCGAGCTCGACGAGGATAGACGGACGCAGGCGGGCGTCGCGCGGATCCGGCGACCGGCACACCTGACAACGGCAGCCGATCATCGGGACGCCGTGCGAGGTGCCGGTGCCGAGGAACCGGACCCTCACGGCGTGATGATGCGCCGGTCCTGCTGGCTGGCCTCGATGTAGCGCATGCGCAGCTCGTACAGCAGGTCGTCGACGAGCTGCTGCTCGTCGGCGGCCAGGTTCCCCTTGGTCTTCTCCTGCAGCATGGCGAGGATGTCGATCATCTGCCCCGCGGCCGGCAGGTTGACCTGCGTCGTCCCGACGCTGGGGTCGGCCACGTCGCCGAGGTGGATGGCCGCCGTGGCGCCGAGTGACACGATGAAGTTGGCGAAGGTGACGCCGGGCTGCTGCTCCATGTGCTCCGATGCTAGCATAGGCCCCGCGCTGCTCAACCCCGCACGACCGCCATGACCGATCCCGCCCCGTCCTCCGCCCGTCGCGTCCCCCCGCCGCGAGCGTCCTCGGCCGCTCCCGGTGCCGAGTTCGAACGGCTCGTCGAGATCATGCGCCTGCTCCGCTCGCCCGACGGGTGCCCGTGGGACCGGGAGCAGACGCTGGCGTCGCTCGCGCCGTACGTGCTCGAAGAGGCGTACGAGGTGATCGACGCCATCGAGCGCGGCGACCTCGAGGAACTGCGCGACGAAGTCGGCGACCTCATCTTCGAAGGGGTGTTCCTGGCGCAGGTCGCGAGCGACGAAGGGGCGTTCAACATCGGCGAAGCGGTGCGCGCCATCGGCGACAAGCTGATCCGACGACATCCGCACGTCTTCGCCACGCCGGGCACGAGCCCCGACCTCGACTCGCCGGCCGAGGTGAAAGAACAGTGGGACGAGATCAAGACGCGCGAACGGGCCGACGCTGGCCGGAGCCACCAAAGCGCCCTCGACGGCATCCCCCGTGCCCTGCCGGCAGTGCTCACCGCCTGCGAGATGGGCCGCCACGCGGCCAAGGTCGGGTTCGACTGGCCCGATGCGGCCGGGGTGCTGGCCAAGGTCCGTGAGGAGCTCGACGAGCTCGACGCCGCGCTCGCGGCCGGCGACCGGCCGCACGCCGCCGAAGAGCTCGGCGACCTCTTCTTCTCGCTCGCCAACCTCGCCCGCCAGCTCGACATCGAGCCCGAGGGCGCCCTGCGGGCGGCCAACCGGAAGTTCGAGCGCCGGTTCCGGGCCATGGAGCTCGACATCGCGGAACGTGGACAGCGTCTCGAGACGCTGAGCGTCGACGAGATGGAGGCCGCATGGAACCGGGTGAAAGACGCCGAGCCGCGTCCGGGGGGCGAGTAGGCCGGTCGGCCGCACTCGATCGCGTGCGCTGCCGACGACACCGTCGCCGGGCTCAGCCATCGCGGGCGCCAACCATCCCCGTCGCGGCGCGCTGACGCACGAACGCGCAACGGACTGGCACGAGCGCCGGTCGCCCGCCACCGGCGGGCTTCCCCTAGAGTGGATCTCACTTGTGTTGATGCTGCCACGCCCGGTTCCGACGACCGGACCGCCCTGCGAGGGCGCCGCGGGCCGCTGGCCGCGCGGGTCGCGCCGGGGCCCTGTTCCCCCGGCGCTCAACCGCGCTGGTCCCCTGGGCCTTCTCGGGCGGTCAGGCGTGGCGTGTCGGTCGTCTCCACAGGGCCCGGCATCCTCAACACAAGTGAGTCGGTCTAGTGGTCACGGACCGGGCGCAACGCGGCCTCGTCGGCGTCGACGATCCACCGTTCTCCGATCATGGTCGAGACGCGGAGCCGCTGCCCGTCGGTCTCGACGAACACGGCGCCGTGGCGGTCGGTCCGCAGCACCCGGGCACCGGCCTGCCGATACCTCGCGACCACCGCGGGCGTCGGGTGCCCGAAAAGGTTGCCAGCCCCGGCACTGACGACGGCCAGCGTGGGCGCCGTGCCATTGACGAACGCCTCGGTGCTCGACCCGGCGCTGCCGTGGTGCGGCACTTTGAGCACGACGAGTGGCACCGCCTCGATGCGCCGTGCGACGTCGGCCTCCACCTCGCGGCCGATGTCACCGGTGAGCAGGACGGCGACCTGTTCGTAGACGATCTCGACAACGAGAGAGTCGTCGTTCCGTACGCGTTGCCGTTCCCAGTCGGGCGGCGGCGGGTGGAGCACGCGCAGGCGCACGCCCCCCGTGTCGAGGCTGTCCCCTGCGAACCGCTGCCGCCACACCAGGCCGAGGCGCTCGCTCTCGCGGCGGAGGCGGGCCAGCCCGCCGTCACGAGGCACGGGCACGCCCTCCCAGACCTCACGAGGCCTGAAGACGCCGACGATCGCGCGGGCGCCTCCGACGTGGTCGGCATCGCCGTGCGTCAGCAGCAGCCAGTCGAGCCGACGTACGCCGAGTGCCCATAGCGCCCTCATGACGATGCGCTCGCCGAGGTCGAAGGTTGACGTCGTCGGCGTCTGGCGGCCGTGGCCCTCCCCGGCCGCGGGCCCCTGCCCCCTCGGCGTTCCTCCGGCATCGACGAGCAGGTGCCGGCCGTCGGGCAGCGACACGAGCGTGCTGTCGCCCTGCCCGACATCGAGAAAGGCGACCCGCAGCGTCGGCCCCCGCCACGTCACCTGGTCGGCGCAGTCGCAGGTGGCCGCCCGCGCGTGTCCGAGCCGCGCGGCCCAGACCGGCCCGGCGGCAAGGATCGCTGCGCTGCCCGCGGCGGCGACCAGACCCGCGCGCGGCCACGCGCTGCCCCGACAGCCGGCCAGCCATGAGACCACGCCCGCGTAGTAC belongs to Acidobacteriota bacterium and includes:
- a CDS encoding bifunctional riboflavin kinase/FAD synthetase, whose product is MALGGFDVIHFPDDPRPAGWRAPVIAIGNFDGLHRGHQKIVERVCRQAFERALTPVVLTFDPHPPRVLRPDKAPPLIMTMRQKLEALGRAGIGGVAVVRFTPEVSQWEPEAFVERILVDWLRASEVWVGGNFLFGRDRSGNYSTLRSLGGRYGFRAEKIDPVRYKEFVVSSTRVRRLVSEGRVDEAGALLGHHYAIDGDIVAGDGRGRQIGFPTANLATANELLPPHGVYATIAVVDGRFLPAITNVGIRPTFGESATPTIETHLFGETRDLYGRPMRLAFVLRLRDERTFPSIDALRAQIATDCARAEALFGRISL
- a CDS encoding MBL fold metallo-hydrolase gives rise to the protein MRVRFLGTGTSHGVPMIGCRCQVCRSPDPRDARLRPSILVELAPGCHVLVDTSTDLRQQALRYGVERVDAILFTHSHADHILGLDETRRYNALMGGALPIYGDRRTIDDLRRSFGYVFDAPEEVGGGVPRLVPFVVAGPFCLGPAEVVPVPIWHGPRTILGYRFGRFAYLTDCNGIPDTSWPLLERLDTVVIGALRHRPHPTHFTVAEAVEAATRIGARRTLLTHLCHDLGHAETSAALPPGVELAYDGLELECPAG
- the cysS gene encoding cysteine--tRNA ligase; the protein is MRLYNTLSRHEETFVPGDGRTVRLYACGLTVYARGHVGNFRTFVAVDVLRRVLKHWEGYDVRHVMNFTDVDDRTIAESQKAGVPLREYTGRFIEAFREDAAALGLEPVEESPRATDEANLQAMADMVLALEARGHTYRSEGSVYFRIATLADYGKLVRLDHEGIKPGARIDADKYDKENARDFVLWKATKAGEPTWDYGCGPGRPGWHIECSAMARRLLGDTIDIHAGGVDLIFPHHENEIAQSEGATGKPFARFWFHVEHLILDDGEKMSKSLGNIFVVRDVLEQGYRASALRYLLISVHYRKQLRFSWASLQQAEEALKRLMDFLARLDTIAGDGPPHEDITARVEAARVEFGRMLASDVNVPGAMGVMFDLVRSLNATIDRGGVNAADVPSIREAFEAFDRVLGVIALRRREDAAPPVPVEEIERAIADRQAARRRRDFGEADRIRAELDARGILLEDGPAGTRWKRK
- the mazG gene encoding nucleoside triphosphate pyrophosphohydrolase — its product is MTDPAPSSARRVPPPRASSAAPGAEFERLVEIMRLLRSPDGCPWDREQTLASLAPYVLEEAYEVIDAIERGDLEELRDEVGDLIFEGVFLAQVASDEGAFNIGEAVRAIGDKLIRRHPHVFATPGTSPDLDSPAEVKEQWDEIKTRERADAGRSHQSALDGIPRALPAVLTACEMGRHAAKVGFDWPDAAGVLAKVREELDELDAALAAGDRPHAAEELGDLFFSLANLARQLDIEPEGALRAANRKFERRFRAMELDIAERGQRLETLSVDEMEAAWNRVKDAEPRPGGE
- a CDS encoding acetyl ornithine aminotransferase family protein → MPVPRIITSLPGPNARAIIEADARFVSPSYTRDYPLVIARGEGAVVEDVDGNLFLDCTAGIAVTSTGHSHPDVVAAIVEQARRFLHMSGTDFYYEPQVRLAERIAEIVPIEGDVRSFFSNSGAEAIEAAIKLARYSTKRPFILAFLGSFHGRTLGALSLTASKAVQRRGFGPVAPGVFHAPYADCYRCPLGLRPDTCQAECLGTLEDQVLVHLVSPEDVAAVVVEPIQGEGGYLVPPAQFHQRLQALCRRHGILIVADEVQSGMGRTGKMFASEHFGLTPDVVAMAKGIASGMPLGVTSARADVMAWPPGAHASTFGGNPVSCAAALATIRLLTDSLIENAAAVGSHLMAGLAGLAARHPLIGDVRGKGLMIGIELVRDRATKERATTERNAVVHEAFRRGLLVLGAGRNALRLSPPLVLTKAQADVALRILDEAIGAVESQRP
- a CDS encoding DUF1844 domain-containing protein — translated: MLASEHMEQQPGVTFANFIVSLGATAAIHLGDVADPSVGTTQVNLPAAGQMIDILAMLQEKTKGNLAADEQQLVDDLLYELRMRYIEASQQDRRIITP